In a single window of the Mauremys reevesii isolate NIE-2019 linkage group 3, ASM1616193v1, whole genome shotgun sequence genome:
- the CALM2 gene encoding calmodulin-2 isoform X2 translates to MRSLGQNPTEAELQDMINEVDADGNGTIDFPEFLTMMARKMKDTDSEEEIREAFRVFDKDGNGYISAAELRHVMTNLGEKLTDEEVDEMIREADIDGDGQVNYEEFVQMMTAK, encoded by the exons ATGAGGTCACTTGGTCAAAACCCAACAGAAGCTGAGTTACAGGATATGATCAATGAAGTAGATGCTGATG GCAATGGCACAATTGACTTTCCAGAATTTCTGACAATGATGGCAAGAAAAATGAAAGATACAGACAGTGAAGAAGAAATTAGAGAAGCATTCCGTGTGTTTGATAAG GATGGAAATGGATATATTAGTGCTGCAGAACTTCGCCATGTGATGACAAATCTTGGAGAGAAGCTAACAGATGAAGAAGTTGATGAAATGATTAGGGAAGCAGACATTGATGGTGATGGTCAAGTAAACTATGAAG AGTTTGTACAAATGATGACAGCAAAGTGA
- the CALM2 gene encoding calmodulin-2 isoform X1 — translation MADQLTEEQIAEFKEAFSLFDKDGDGTITTKELGTVMRSLGQNPTEAELQDMINEVDADGNGTIDFPEFLTMMARKMKDTDSEEEIREAFRVFDKDGNGYISAAELRHVMTNLGEKLTDEEVDEMIREADIDGDGQVNYEEFVQMMTAK, via the exons AATTCAAAGAAGCCTTTTCACTATTTGACAAGGATGGTGATGGTACTATAACAACAAAGGAATTGGGGACAGTGATGAGGTCACTTGGTCAAAACCCAACAGAAGCTGAGTTACAGGATATGATCAATGAAGTAGATGCTGATG GCAATGGCACAATTGACTTTCCAGAATTTCTGACAATGATGGCAAGAAAAATGAAAGATACAGACAGTGAAGAAGAAATTAGAGAAGCATTCCGTGTGTTTGATAAG GATGGAAATGGATATATTAGTGCTGCAGAACTTCGCCATGTGATGACAAATCTTGGAGAGAAGCTAACAGATGAAGAAGTTGATGAAATGATTAGGGAAGCAGACATTGATGGTGATGGTCAAGTAAACTATGAAG AGTTTGTACAAATGATGACAGCAAAGTGA